A region of the Oxobacter pfennigii genome:
CGCATCCGGATAGCTTTCTCCGTAAGCCAGGATTACCGGAGTTCCGGTCTTGACTTCTAAGCGTTCAGCTATTTTAACCGCCGTTTCATAGCGGTCTGTTCCGGCAAGCCTGGTGATACGGCTGAAACCACTTGCTGCTATTTTTGCTTCCATATCCGTACTAACAACCGCCGTACCTCCTAAGATATAAACTTCCCCTGTCTTATCCAAGCTGCTCTTTAAATACTCTATAACCTTTTCCTGGTCTGAGGCTGTGCTTCCCACTAAGAGTACCGGGGCATTCAGCTGGTAAGCCAGCACGCTTCCTGCCAGGGCATCCGGATAATTGTCAGCGGTGGCTAAGACAACATGGCTTAGCTTTCCTGTGAAGCTTGCTTTGGCAATCTCAAGAGCCGTATCGACTCGGGTTAAGCCTGCCAGCCTGTCTACTCCTGTTACGGATTCCACCATTTGAATATCCCATTTTACGATTTCCTGTTCTACGCTGATAGTGGGGCTCTTGTATTCTTCATATCCGTCTTTGACGGCTGCAAGGTAGTAATCCGTAGTCGGGAATACCATGAAAGCATAGGCACCGTCTGAATCGCTGGTTTGAGGATTTTTATTGTCGTTTGGCTTAAAGCCTTCAAGGATAGGAAGCTCTACAAGAGCTCCTGGGGTTTTTCCCTCTGCTTTGTTTCTGGCTGTGTCGGCATAGTAAAGGGTTACTTTAACTCCGGCAATTACTTTTCCGGTTGCTCCGTCCGTTATAACCCCATAGGGGTC
Encoded here:
- a CDS encoding cell wall-binding repeat-containing protein encodes the protein IANVAENTTVTLPAAPTKTGYRFDGWYTDDGTFANEFTESTPVTSNLTVYAKWIRRSSGSGSSNSSATPSAPPTTITGDVRDGSTGSTVSNITAAVTRDSNNRLTLTMQASQIVVAKKPGGTAAPLIDASKVAITGEAGVPLTVSANGTIQVSGLPQGTDHSYNISYDFGNGRKITIGTMEIKVDKSGKVELNVTLIDPYGVITDGATGKVIAGVKVTLYYADTARNKAEGKTPGALVELPILEGFKPNDNKNPQTSDSDGAYAFMVFPTTDYYLAAVKDGYEEYKSPTISVEQEIVKWDIQMVESVTGVDRLAGLTRVDTALEIAKASFTGKLSHVVLATADNYPDALAGSVLAYQLNAPVLLVGSTASDQEKVIEYLKSSLDKTGEVYILGGTAVVSTDMEAKIAASGFSRITRLAGTDRYETAVKIAERLEVKTGTPVILAYGESYPDA